A stretch of DNA from Halopiger xanaduensis SH-6:
CAGGCCGTTGATGTTCTCCTCGTCGTCGATTCCGTAGCCGCGGTCGCGGATCGCCTCGAGGTCCTCGTAGAACTCCTCCGGGGTCGTGATCGTGTTGCGCGTCTGTGCGACGAACTCGGTCTCCGCGACGATCTCCTCGACGCGTTCGCGGGGGAGGTACGCGCAGATGGTCTTGCCGAGCGAGGTCGAGTAGATCGGCTGCTGCGTGCCGACGCTCGAGGCGGTTTCGACCGCGCCGTCCCCGGCCGCCTTGCAGAGGTACGACACCCGGTTGTGTTCCTCGATGCCGAACTGTGCGATCTCGCCGGTCTCTTCCGCAAGCGTCTCGACTTCGCTCCGAATGACGTCGTAGTTCCCGACCTGCTCGCGAACGTGCTGGGCCATCCCGAGGATCTGGAGACTGAGGCGATACTGGCCGTCTTCTCGGACGACGATTTCGAGTTCCTCGAGCGTCCCCAGATGACTGTGGATCGTACTCTTGGAGTGACCGAGCTCGTTCGCGATCTCCGTGACGCCGGCGCCGTTCTTCCGTTGCAGCGCATCGATTATGTTGAACGCGATCTGCACCGACCGGATCGTCCGGCCCGTTTCACGTTGTGGTACCATATCTCAATGATTAATCGGACTCCTAATAAGTTTGTTCCCGTTACGGGAACTCGAACCGCGAGCAAACGGACCGTAGCGCTGCGCAACTCGAGGTAACCATCGGCGGCCGACACTCGTAATCGATGCCGGTCGGTTTCGCGCATGCCGTCGAAAACTCGAAGCTTTCAATTACGTTCTCGATAGGGGAACGAACCCCAACCGAGTCGAACGGAACCGGGTTCGCTCGGCCGCGTTCGAACTACCCGGTTAACGACCACCCCACCCGTTCTGTCACATTCTCCCGTTTATCGTTCGCCCTTCCCGAACGCCGAGTCACACACCGTCACGCCGGCGTTTGGAGTAACACGGATGCCACCGATACACCCATATTTACAACTGTACGTTAGTAAATACAAGGCGCCGTGCGTACTCGATGAGTGACCGATCGAACGACTGTGTTCGCCATGACCGGACGGCTCGTGGAGTCGACGGGATGACTATTCGAATCCTGTGGGGAACGCTCCCGTTTTCGAATCTGTGTCTCGGATCGACAACCGAACGAACGCGCTCGTGCTCGACCGCCGTTTTCCCTGGCCGTCGGAACTGTTGAGTGAGGTCGCCTTTCGACGCATGCAGTATTCCACACAACAGAAGATGTAAATAGGTGCTGATCGCACTGTCCCATCGTACGTATGAAATTCGGGATCTTCCCCGTCGAAGGCGGACAGTCGTGGGACGGCGTCGTCGAGCACTGTCAGCTCGCCGAGGACGTCGGCTTCGAATCCTGCTGGGTCAACGATCACCAGGCCACTGAAGGCGAGAACTACTGGCCGTCGCCGCTGACGCGGCTGACTAGCATCGGCACCGGCACCGAGGAGCTCGAGCTCGTCACGTCGGTGCTCATTCTGCCGCTCTACCACCCGCTGCACGTGGCACAGCGCGCGGCGATGCTCGACAACATCTCGAACGGGCGACTCACGCTCGGCGTGGGACTCGGCTACGTCGAGGAGGAGTTCGACGCGTTCGACGTGCCGATGGACGAGCGCGCCGGGCGAATGATCGAAGGGCTTCGCTTCCTCGACGAGTTCCTCTCGTCGGACGAGCCTATCACTTTCGACTGCCCGTTCTTCTCGGTCGAAGACTGGCAGCCGCTGCCGCCGACGGTCCAGCAGCCCCGTCCTGACCTGTGGGTCGGCGGCTGGGGCGACAAACAGATCGCGCGCTCGGTGAAGTTCAGCGACGCCTGGGTGCCCGGCGTCGTCGCCGACCTCGGAATCGTCGAAGATCGAAAGGAACAGCAGCGCGAACACATCGAGGACAGCGACCAGAGTTGGGAGGAAATCGAGCACCCGCTGATGCGTGAAGCGGTCATCGCCGAAACTGAGGAAGAAGTGATGGAACGCAAGGAGTACGTCCACCGCACGTACATCGACGAGTACGGCGGCGAGTTCTCGCACCCGCTGATGACCGCCGACTCGGTCGAGGACTTCGAAGAACTGGCCGACGACCGGTTCATCTACGGGACGCCCGAGCAGATCGTCGAGCAGATCGAGTCGATGCAGGAGCGGTTCCCGCTGGACCACCTCGCGCTCCGATTCCACCACTCCGGGATGCCCAAGGACCTCGTCGAGGATCAGATCCGGCTGTTCGGCGAGGAAGTCATCCCCGAGTTCGAGTAGCGCCGCACTCGCGGCCTCGGCACGATTTCGGGTATTCGTCGCCTGTCCGTTACGCGTCGTCCGAACGGCACGATCGATTCTCGCAGCTGCGCACCGCGTCCTGTTGGACGGCTGGGTTCGTCGGTGCCAGTCGCTGACGCTCTTTCGACCGTCCCGTACCGCTGTGCCGACCGATCCCCGACGACGAACCCGACCGTCCGTCACGAGTGCGAGTACTCGTCATCCTCTCGGCGCCTCGCGCCACCTTGCGTCGACTCTCAACTGTTCATCCCACTCTCGAGAACGCACCACGACGAGAACTCCGTTCGTCTCCGTGTCCGGCGAGAGCGGACTTTCCGGTTTCAGATGTAGACAAACGCAAATTTCTACGCCGTATCGCTGGTGCGAACGCGTACTTATAGAACAGATTTAGCTGTTCGTTATTTTGAGACGGCCGATGCTGTCGTGCACGAATACGACTATCGTCCATTCGGTAACGCCGGATACGTAGAATATACTGAGTAATAAATGGTTGATGATCGATAGTGTAAATCGAAAGACAGCGTCGCATCTATAATGAACAAAAGGCAATATTTATATAATGGTCTACTCATTTACCGCTCATGGATGAGAGAGCCAATCATGGGTCTTCGAAAAAACCACGGAACAAGCGCCAGATCTCTCGTCGACGAGTCCTTTCGGCGACCGGAGCAGCCGGTGTCGCAGGATTCGCCGGCTGTATCAACAGCGGCGGTGGCGGCGGAAACGGCGATTCCGGCGGACTGGACATCGGCGAGTACGACGGCGAGGAAGTAACCCTCGAGTACGCGACGGCTCCCCTGTTCGGCGACATCCAGGACGAACTGGTTGAGTCGATGCATAATGCCGGCCTGCCGGAGAACATTTCGGTCGAGTTCTCGACGGGCGTCTGGGGCGCGGACGATCAGCAGGACCGGTACACGCAGATTCTGCAGGCCGGACAGTCCACGCCCGACATCATGCTGACGAACTTCTCGTACACGTCGGCGTTCGCGCCGCGGGGCTGGCTGGTCGACCTGAACGAAGCGCTGCCGCAGGAGAAACTCGACGAGCTCGAGAGCGACTACCACCAGACGATGGTCGACTCGATGCGGTGGGAGGGCGGCCTCTACGGGATTCCGCAGTTCGTCGACATTCCGGCGATCCTCTACCGCAAGGACTACGTCGAAAACGCGGGCTACGACCCCGAGGGTGAAAACTGGGCGACGGAACCGATGACGTGGAGCGAGTTCTCCGAAATCGTCAGCGACACGGTCGAGGAAAACGACCTCGATCACGGATACACGCTGACGCTCAACCAGCGAACGATCGCCCACCAGACCGGCTACGAGAAGCTCGTCACGATGGGCGGGAACTACTTCGGCGACATGGAGAACCAGCACGGCCCCATCGGCGACCGGCCGATCACGGTCGACGACGAGCCGGTCGTCGAAACGCTTCGCCTGCTCCGGACGTTCATGCACGGCTCCGACGACGAGTACGCGCTCGAGGACATTTCCGGCGGCATTCTGCCGTCCGAGGCGCTCGGCTGGGACACCCAGCCCTCCCAGGAGTCGTTCCAGGCCGGCCAGGCGGCCTTCCACCGGAACTGGTCGTACGCCATCGCCCAGTTTGCGGGCGAGGACGCCTTCGGCGAAGACCTCGGCGTCATGCCGTTCCCCTACGGCGTTTCCAAGGAGGAAGCGAAGTACGAGGGGACCGGCGGGACGAACGCGACGCTCGGCGGCTGGCACCTGTCGCTGAACCCGAACTCCGAAAATCTGGCCGCAGCCGTCGAACTGATACAGGCGATGACGTCCGACCAGTTCTACCTCGACATCTTCGAACTCACGGGATCCACGCCCCCGAAGCCGGAACTGTACGAGTCGGACCAGGCCGAGGAGGTTCCCATCATGAACCGGTACCTCGACACGCTTCGCCTCCAGTCGGAGAATCAGTGGGTCCACCCGATCAACGCGATCTGGGACTCCCAGTCGGAGGCGATCGCCGACGAGTTCACCGCCTGTCTCGAGCAGGAGCAGTCCCCCGAAGAGGCCGCCGCAGCGGCCCAGGAAGCCGTCGAAGAAATCGAACAGACGGAAGCGTAACCGTGTCCCGATACGATCCGATCCCGTCCGTCCCCGCCGAATCGAGGACCGGTCGACGGGCACCGTCGCTCGAGCATCGAACGTAAACGCACACTCGAACCCACACACATCCAATGAAAAAGAAGGTACTCAACGCACTCTCGCCGATCCTCTACCGGATCGAACGGTTAGACGAGGATAAGTACGGCTACCTCCTCATCGGGCCGATGCTGTTCGTCCTCTCGGCCCTCGCGTTCTATCCGTTGCTCCGGACGTTCTGGGTCTCGCTGCACAGCGACGACCTCCGGGGAACGTATCCGGTCGGCGAGTTCAGCGGCTTCGACACGTACTCCGCCATACTGAGCGGAGAGATGGACATTATCCTCAGCGACCCGTTCTTCAGCCTGAGCAACCCCCTCTCGAGCGCGCTCGGCGTGACGCTTTTCATCACAGCCGTGAGCGTCACGATCGGGACCCTGCTCGGACTGGGGATGGCGCTGATCCTCAACAAGGAGTTCCGCGGCCGCGCGGTCGCTCGGATGATCGTCCTCCTGCCGTGGTCGATCCCGATCGTCATCCAGGGGATGATCTTCTACCTCCTGTTCCAGCCGTCGATCAGCTTCCTCGTCGATCCGCTCCACAGCCTCGGGCTGTTCTCGTCGAACCCGCTCGTGAGCACGCGCGATTCGATTGTGATCGTGACGCTGATCGACATCTGGCGGAAGGTCCCGTTCATCGCATTGATCATCCTCGCCGGACTCGCGAGCGTCGATCAGAGTCTCTACAACGTCGCCAGAGTCGCCGGCGCCTCGAAGTGGCAGCAGTTCCGGCTAATCACGCTGCCGCTGATCAAGCCCGTCGTCCTGATCGGGATGATCTTCTACACGATCAGCTCGATGAAGGTCTATGGCGTCGTCGAGGCGTCGACCGGGTGTAGCACCGTTCCGACGTTGTCTTGTCTTGTCGTCGATACGTTCCGCATGCAGCGGTGGGCGACGGCCTCCGCGATCGCGTTCCTGACGGCGCTGCTCATCGCGGGGATCATCATGTTCTACCTCATCAACTTCCGCAGCGAGGTGGGAACCAATGAGTAACGCCGGACAGGCGGACTCCCGAAGCACCGTCGGTCGCATCGTCGACCTGCTCATCCGCAACCCGTACGACAGCTACAGGCTCCTGTTCTACGTCGGGCTGACGTCGTTCATCATCGTGACGCTGTTCCCGTTCTACTGGTTGCTGGTCCTCGCGATCACGCCGCAGGATCGCCTGTACGGCATGGGCGTTCTCCCCGAAGGGACGAACGTCGGGGTGTTCCTCGAGGTCTTCCAACGCGTGCCGCTGCACCACTACATCTTCAACAGCCTCGTCATCGCGACGCTGACCGTCATCGTCTGCCTCGTGCTCGGCAGCCTGGCCGGCTACGCGTTCGGCCGCGTCGACTTCCGCGGGAAAGCGCCGCTAATGTTGCTGCTGCTGGTCGTCTCGTACTTCCCGGGGATCGCGTTTCTCATCCCGCTGTACGAGATGCTGACGGGGTCGCTTACCATCGGCATCTTCCAGACGCCCGACCTCTACAACACGCCGTGGTCGATGGCGTTCCCGTTCACGATGCTGACCCTGCCGATCACTATCTTCATCCTGACGACCTTCTTCAGTCAGATTCCGGACGGGCTCGAGGACGCGGCCCGCGTCGAGGGGACGACCCGACTCGGCGCGCTGTTCCGCGTTATCCTGCCGCTGTCGGCGCCCGGCGTCACGACCGCCGCGATCATCGTGTTCATCAGCGTGTATCGAGAGTTCTTCTTCTCGTTCCTGATGACCGACGGCTCGGCGGATAACTGGGCCGTGCTCGTCTACGGCATCCTCGAGTTCGAACAGCAGAGCGGCCAGCTGTACCACCTGATGGCGGCTGCGAGCATCATCGGGATCCTCCCGATCGCGCTCCTGGTCGTCGTCGCACAGAAACACATCGTCAGAGGCTTAACGCAGGGCGGACTAAAGGAGTGACAAGATACCATGGGACAAGTCAATCTTACTGATACGACGAAGCGCTACGAGGACGTCGTCGCCGTCGACGGCATGAACCTCGAGATCGAGGACGGCGAGTTCCTCTGTCTCGTGGGCCCGTCGGGCTGTGGCAAATCGACGACCCTCGAGATGATTTCGGGGCTGACGCTCCCCTCGGAGGGGACCGTCGAGATCGCAGGCAAGGACGTCACGAACGACCCGCCGAAGGACCGCGACATCGCGATGGTCTTCCAGAACATCGCGCTGTTCCCCCACATGAACGTCTACGACAACATCTCCTTCGGTCTCCGGCTGCGAGATTTCGACGACGACGAGATCGAACGCCGCGTCAAGCAGGCGGCGAAGATCGTCCAACTCGAGGGGATGCTCGATCGCAGCCCCGACGAACTCTCGGGCGGCCAGCAACAGCGGGTCGGCATCGCCCGCGCGATCGTCCGTGAGCCGGAAGTGTTCCTCATGGACGAGCCGCTGGCGAACCTGGACGCCAAACTGCGAGTCCACATGCGGACCGAGATCCAGCGCCTCCAGAAGGAACTGGGCATCACGACGGTCTACGTCACTCACGACCAGGAGGAGGCGATGACGATGTCCGACCGCATCGCCATCATCAACCAGGGGAAGCTACAGCAGTGTGCGCCGCCGCTGACCTGCTACAACGAGCCGGCCAACCGGTTCGTCGCGAGCTTCATCGGCAGTCCGTCGATGAACATGTTCGACGGCACCGTCGGGACCGACGCGATCGAAATCGACCACGTCCGACTCCAACACGGCTTCGGCGCCGAGTACGACGGCACCGACGTTACCGTCGGCGTCCGTCCGGAGGACGCCTACCTCGTTTCGAGCGAGGACGCCCCCGCGAACCCGAGCGCATCGTTCGAGGCCGTCGTCGACGTCCTCGAGCCGGTCGGCGACCAGACGTACGCGTACTTGATTCCGGAGTCCGCACGCTCGGAGACCGACAGCGAGACGCTCATGGGCGACGAGGGTGCCCAGTTGCTCGTCAGTATCGACCCCGACAATTCGATCAGCGAAGACGAGTCGGTCGAGGTCGTCTTCGACCGCGAGAAGATCCACGTCTTCGACGGCGCGACGGGTGACTCCATCGCGCACAGCCTCGTCGCCGAGGCCGAGGCCGCCGCTACGTCCGCCGAAGAAGAAATCGAGGGGTGACCGAACCATGGTGACCACGACCGGCGTCCTGTTCATCGTCGCCGCAGTCGTGCTGTTTTTCTTCTGGATCTACGGGATCGTCTCGTTTTACTTCGATCTCCGGTACCGGTTCCTCCCGGCCGTCCGGGAGCACCTGCGGGACGACGAGCAGCAAGCCCGTCCCGATCCGGAGGAGTACCTCTAACCGCAGTCGACGGCTCACTCGCTGCTTCAATCCTCCCGTCGAATCCGTTTTGACCGAACTACTCTTTTGCCGAGCGACGAGCGGCTGTACAAACGGGGGCTGCGTTCGACTCGAGTCGGCTGCCAACTATTCGACCGCCAGCCCATCCGAGTCGAACCGGTCGAGAGCCACAGTTGGTAGTCGGACTTGCGCGCGTCGGCGCAGACCAGTATCTTGTCGACGCCGAGTCTGTGAAAAGCAGCGCCGCGGTCCCTTACTCGCTTTCTCACCCGCTTACGCTCTCACTCGTTCACTCGAGATCAACTGCGACCCGCTCTCCAGTTCGGGCCGCCTCGTACGCCGCATCGAGCAGCGCCGTCACGCGGATCACGTCCTCGAGCGTCGCCGGCGGTTCGGCGTCCGTCGTGATCGCCTCGACGAACGCCTCGATCTTCCCGCGGCCGCTACTGTGATCGACGTCCGGGACGGTGTCGTCGCCCGCGTCGTCGATCGCCGTCAGCGTCGGCTCGCCCCAGTCGCGGCGGGTGAACTCGAGCGCGCCGTCGTCGTCCCAGATCTGAATCCGTTCGCGGTCGGTCGTCGCGACGGCCGAGTCGGCCATCGTCGCGACGGCGCCGTTCTCGAACCGGATCGACAGCGTCGCGCGCTGGTCGATCCGCTCCGCGTCGTCGTAGAACGCCATGTCGGCGGCGACCGATTCGGGCTCGAGGCCGGTCATCCAGAGCAGCGACTCGAGGACGTGCGTCCCGACGCTGAAGAGGTGGCCGCGACAGCCGACGTCGGGATCGAGCCGCCAGTTCGTTCCCTTCTCGAAGTGGTCCGTCCAGTCCTGCAGGAGTTCGCCGGTCATGAACGTCGGCTCCGCGTCGCCCTCGGCCCAGCGTTCGCGGCCGCGGATGAACGCCGGCTCGAGGTGGCGCTGGTAGCCCGCCATCAGCACTTGTGAGCTGTCGGCGAACATGGCTTCGACGTCTCGAGCCTCCTCGAGGTCGCCGACGATAGGTTTCTCACAGAGTACGTGGAGGTCGTGATCGACGGCCGTGCGGATCTGGTCGCGGTGAAACGCCGGCGGCGTCGCGATGACGGCGGCGTCGAACTCCCGTTCGTTGTACATCGCCGCCTCGTCGGTGTAACACGCGTCGGCATCGACGCCGAACTCGTCGACCGCGATCTCGAGGTTGTCCGGATTGACGTCTACGACTGCTTCGAGGGTCGTCTCGGGATTGTCGTTCAATCCGCGTGCGAGGAGCTGCCCGTAGCCTCCCAAGCCCAGTAACGCGGTACGAATCATGCTATGGTAGCGCCAACCCCCGATCGATAGTTATGTTTTACTGTTCCTGCTGTTCGCCGGTCGCGACATGGCCAAATATCTAACCGGGCGCTCGCGTCTCCCGTCACTCAACTCTCGGTGATCAGTTCTTCACTTCTGTGTGTCTCCGTCAATTGTGACTTCCGCGGAAACGGTATCTTGTTCTACAGCATTACCGATCTTTTCAGCGACGAGGACACCCACTTGGTCGTGCACGCGCTCGGCTGTCGTGATAACGAATCCGGCATCAGTGAGTACGTCCACGAGCATCCCAACGGTAGCCGCATCAACCCCGTGGTCGAATAGCGGTTCTTCGGGGTTGGATGATCCGAAGAACATCGCGTCACCGAGGACGAGCCGACGCGGACCGAGATCGGCGATGACTTCGATCGCCTCGCGCTTTTCCTCGTCGGGAAGATGGTGCAGGGCGAAATTCGAAACGATAATATCCACGTTGCCGTCGTAACGTGGATCGCGGAACTCTCCGTAGCCAAACTCCACATTTTCGATACCGCTGTCGGCGGCCTTCGATCGCGCCTGCTCGATCATCCCATCACTGATGTCTCGACCGACGACGTAATCGGCATCTCCGGCCAGCGCGAGCGCAATTACGCCCGTCCCCGTCCCGAGGTCGAGCACGACGTCGTCGGGGTGAGGGGCAGCGTGTTCGATAACGAGTGAGGCGCACGCGTTGTAAACCGGCTTCTCTTCGCTGCCGTGTTTCTCGTCGTACCGATCGGCGATCTGCGAGAAGCGATCGGCGAGCTCCTCGAGGGACTCGTCCATTATTGCCACCCTCGTTCGAAGTCTTCCTTGGACAGTTCCATATTTACGGTCGTGCCGACTGCGTATCCGTCGGCCACTGCTGACGGTATCGACGGAGGACCCCCGCTCGAGGCGTCGCCAGCGATGAACAGCCCTTCGACTGATGTGAACCCCATTCCACGCTGAGACCGCGTTGCATCGACGAGTCCAGCCTGATTCACTTCGAGACCGAGCTGTTCCGGGAGCTCGCTACGTTGCTCCATCGGTGGCGGGTAGAATACTGCGCGGCGAGCTACGTTGCGACCATCCGCGAGAGAGACGCTCTCGAGATCACCATTGGAACCGTTAAGTGCGGTAATCGGTTCATCTTCGATTTCGATCCCTCGCTCGACGAACATCGACCGCGATTCTTCGTCGAAGATGTCCCGTCCATCAGTGAACACGACGAGGTCATCACTCAGATTGTAGATGAGCTTCGCGTAGTCGACCATATGTTGGTTCGTGACCATCACGCCGAGAGATTCCCCGCGAACTTCGTAGCCGTGGCAGTACGGACAGTGATACACGCCAGTCCCCCAGAACTCCTGGAAGCCGTCAGTATCCGGAAGGTCGTCTCTGACACCTGTCGCCAGTACGACTTTCCGACTCGTGACGGTCTCGCCGGAATCCAAAGAGGTAGTGAATCCGTTGTTGTCTCTACTGACATCCGTTACTTTCGTGTCTCGGAACTCGCCTCCGTATTTTATCACCTCCTCACGACCAAGACGGCGAAGTTCCTCCGGCGGAATACCGTCTCTAGTCAGGTATCCGTGGGCTTCGGCTGCCGGACCGTTACGGGGTTCGCCGTTATCGCAGACCAAGACGCTGCGGAGCGACCGTCCTAATTGGAGGGCTGCACTCAATCCCGCGGGCCCGCCTCCGATAATGAGAACGTCGTATTCCAAATCGCCGTCGCCAGTTGTTTGCATACATAGTGCAATGAGGATAGTGGGGATAAGTATATCGCTCCCGGAAACGAGAGTCGAAATTGGATGCCATCGTAGTATTACGGCCCATAGCAAATTTTCTCTCTGTAATTGGATTCGACCAGGTCTCCTCAAATTCTCAGACGGGGTCTACTTCTCGAGCTAATTGCACCCATAGTGCAAACCTTATGTAGAGGCAGTACCAATTCTCGATAACAATGCCGGACCCCATCCAAACGCAACTTCAGAACGAGCGGCAGTGGGAAGACCTTCTTGACAGTATGCTCGGGCTGAATAAGCTCGACAGAGGTGTCTTTAGACTATTAGCGGAATCTTCTGAGCCGCTTACCGTAGATCACATTGCGAAGATCATCGATAAAGAGCGAACAACCGCGTATCGGTCGGTTAAACGACTCGAAGAAGTTGGAGTCGCGGTACAAGAACAGGAAAGCTGTCCCAAGGGAGGCTATCACCACGTATATCGCGTCTCCGATCCAGACGAGATAGCGGACGAACTCCAACGAATGCTCAACCGATGGTACGCTGAAACCGGCCAACTCATTCAGGAGTTTCGGGATATACACGGTGGAGACCAGCAATCTGAACTAGATCACTAACCGCTCGCTCTGGGTATTTTATCGCCGGAACTGGTCGCCGATTAACCGACGCAGTCATCATTGGCGTTGAACTCTGTGAATATCTGCGTGAAGGGCAGACTTCGCTCCGAAACTAGGGTAGCCAATCGAGGGAGATTTGATATAGCGATATGTGGTTTACCAATACGGCCTATATCCTTATTCGTCGGTTTCAGCGCTCGAGAGGTGCGATATTAGGGGGAGACTGATTAGCAAAGACCACTTTGCATTAGTCCAGTAATCACAAGTAGCTTTACTACCCCCGACGCCGTACGGTCGTCGCAGTTGATGGAATCCGCAGATTCCGGGGGCTCATCCCAGGGAAAACCCCTCGAGGACGCCCTCGAAGAGTGTCTCGAGAGCAAAGCGAGTTCGTCGCCGAACTACCGGCAGAACCTCGAGCGAGTCGTCGCCGACTGGATCGGCTTCTGTCGCGATCGCGGCGTCGAAACGCTCGAGGATGTGTCCCAACGGCTCATGGGGAACTACGCCGGCCACCTCGCGCGCCGCGTCGAGGCCGGCGAGTCCGACGCGGTCGACGGCGGGATCGCCGCCTCGACCGCCTGGACCTACTACGATTACGTCTCGGCGTTTCTCACGTGGGCGGTCACGTGGGACTACCTCGCGGAAAACCCCGCCGAGAAGGGACCGGCTCGAGAGAGCATGCCCGATCGCCCCTCGAGCGGCGAGTACGAGCGCCAGTACTGGCAGCCGGCACAGCGCCAGGCCGTCCTCGAGTTCGTCCGCAGGCGCGTCGACAGCGCGTATCGGGAACCGGTCGCCCCGACGCCGATCCTCCACAAGCGGCTTCGCGACCGGGCGTTCGTCGCGACCATCGCCTACTCCGGGGTCCGCGGCGGCGAGATCGTCAAGGATCCCAACGACCCGCGCCGAACCGGAATTCGGTGGACCGATGTGGATCTCGAGGCGGG
This window harbors:
- a CDS encoding IclR family transcriptional regulator encodes the protein MVPQRETGRTIRSVQIAFNIIDALQRKNGAGVTEIANELGHSKSTIHSHLGTLEELEIVVREDGQYRLSLQILGMAQHVREQVGNYDVIRSEVETLAEETGEIAQFGIEEHNRVSYLCKAAGDGAVETASSVGTQQPIYSTSLGKTICAYLPRERVEEIVAETEFVAQTRNTITTPEEFYEDLEAIRDRGYGIDDEENINGLRCVAAPVRKGEKVLGAISVSGPSSRFTDERLHGELSDYVQRAANVIELNTKFS
- a CDS encoding ABC transporter ATP-binding protein, with translation MGQVNLTDTTKRYEDVVAVDGMNLEIEDGEFLCLVGPSGCGKSTTLEMISGLTLPSEGTVEIAGKDVTNDPPKDRDIAMVFQNIALFPHMNVYDNISFGLRLRDFDDDEIERRVKQAAKIVQLEGMLDRSPDELSGGQQQRVGIARAIVREPEVFLMDEPLANLDAKLRVHMRTEIQRLQKELGITTVYVTHDQEEAMTMSDRIAIINQGKLQQCAPPLTCYNEPANRFVASFIGSPSMNMFDGTVGTDAIEIDHVRLQHGFGAEYDGTDVTVGVRPEDAYLVSSEDAPANPSASFEAVVDVLEPVGDQTYAYLIPESARSETDSETLMGDEGAQLLVSIDPDNSISEDESVEVVFDREKIHVFDGATGDSIAHSLVAEAEAAATSAEEEIEG
- a CDS encoding helix-turn-helix domain-containing protein, with product MPDPIQTQLQNERQWEDLLDSMLGLNKLDRGVFRLLAESSEPLTVDHIAKIIDKERTTAYRSVKRLEEVGVAVQEQESCPKGGYHHVYRVSDPDEIADELQRMLNRWYAETGQLIQEFRDIHGGDQQSELDH
- a CDS encoding carbohydrate ABC transporter permease — its product is MKKKVLNALSPILYRIERLDEDKYGYLLIGPMLFVLSALAFYPLLRTFWVSLHSDDLRGTYPVGEFSGFDTYSAILSGEMDIILSDPFFSLSNPLSSALGVTLFITAVSVTIGTLLGLGMALILNKEFRGRAVARMIVLLPWSIPIVIQGMIFYLLFQPSISFLVDPLHSLGLFSSNPLVSTRDSIVIVTLIDIWRKVPFIALIILAGLASVDQSLYNVARVAGASKWQQFRLITLPLIKPVVLIGMIFYTISSMKVYGVVEASTGCSTVPTLSCLVVDTFRMQRWATASAIAFLTALLIAGIIMFYLINFRSEVGTNE
- a CDS encoding Gfo/Idh/MocA family protein, with protein sequence MIRTALLGLGGYGQLLARGLNDNPETTLEAVVDVNPDNLEIAVDEFGVDADACYTDEAAMYNEREFDAAVIATPPAFHRDQIRTAVDHDLHVLCEKPIVGDLEEARDVEAMFADSSQVLMAGYQRHLEPAFIRGRERWAEGDAEPTFMTGELLQDWTDHFEKGTNWRLDPDVGCRGHLFSVGTHVLESLLWMTGLEPESVAADMAFYDDAERIDQRATLSIRFENGAVATMADSAVATTDRERIQIWDDDGALEFTRRDWGEPTLTAIDDAGDDTVPDVDHSSGRGKIEAFVEAITTDAEPPATLEDVIRVTALLDAAYEAARTGERVAVDLE
- a CDS encoding ABC transporter substrate-binding protein, whose product is MDERANHGSSKKPRNKRQISRRRVLSATGAAGVAGFAGCINSGGGGGNGDSGGLDIGEYDGEEVTLEYATAPLFGDIQDELVESMHNAGLPENISVEFSTGVWGADDQQDRYTQILQAGQSTPDIMLTNFSYTSAFAPRGWLVDLNEALPQEKLDELESDYHQTMVDSMRWEGGLYGIPQFVDIPAILYRKDYVENAGYDPEGENWATEPMTWSEFSEIVSDTVEENDLDHGYTLTLNQRTIAHQTGYEKLVTMGGNYFGDMENQHGPIGDRPITVDDEPVVETLRLLRTFMHGSDDEYALEDISGGILPSEALGWDTQPSQESFQAGQAAFHRNWSYAIAQFAGEDAFGEDLGVMPFPYGVSKEEAKYEGTGGTNATLGGWHLSLNPNSENLAAAVELIQAMTSDQFYLDIFELTGSTPPKPELYESDQAEEVPIMNRYLDTLRLQSENQWVHPINAIWDSQSEAIADEFTACLEQEQSPEEAAAAAQEAVEEIEQTEA
- a CDS encoding NAD(P)/FAD-dependent oxidoreductase, which produces MQTTGDGDLEYDVLIIGGGPAGLSAALQLGRSLRSVLVCDNGEPRNGPAAEAHGYLTRDGIPPEELRRLGREEVIKYGGEFRDTKVTDVSRDNNGFTTSLDSGETVTSRKVVLATGVRDDLPDTDGFQEFWGTGVYHCPYCHGYEVRGESLGVMVTNQHMVDYAKLIYNLSDDLVVFTDGRDIFDEESRSMFVERGIEIEDEPITALNGSNGDLESVSLADGRNVARRAVFYPPPMEQRSELPEQLGLEVNQAGLVDATRSQRGMGFTSVEGLFIAGDASSGGPPSIPSAVADGYAVGTTVNMELSKEDFERGWQ
- a CDS encoding class I SAM-dependent methyltransferase, which encodes MDESLEELADRFSQIADRYDEKHGSEEKPVYNACASLVIEHAAPHPDDVVLDLGTGTGVIALALAGDADYVVGRDISDGMIEQARSKAADSGIENVEFGYGEFRDPRYDGNVDIIVSNFALHHLPDEEKREAIEVIADLGPRRLVLGDAMFFGSSNPEEPLFDHGVDAATVGMLVDVLTDAGFVITTAERVHDQVGVLVAEKIGNAVEQDTVSAEVTIDGDTQK
- a CDS encoding LLM class flavin-dependent oxidoreductase: MKFGIFPVEGGQSWDGVVEHCQLAEDVGFESCWVNDHQATEGENYWPSPLTRLTSIGTGTEELELVTSVLILPLYHPLHVAQRAAMLDNISNGRLTLGVGLGYVEEEFDAFDVPMDERAGRMIEGLRFLDEFLSSDEPITFDCPFFSVEDWQPLPPTVQQPRPDLWVGGWGDKQIARSVKFSDAWVPGVVADLGIVEDRKEQQREHIEDSDQSWEEIEHPLMREAVIAETEEEVMERKEYVHRTYIDEYGGEFSHPLMTADSVEDFEELADDRFIYGTPEQIVEQIESMQERFPLDHLALRFHHSGMPKDLVEDQIRLFGEEVIPEFE
- a CDS encoding carbohydrate ABC transporter permease — its product is MSNAGQADSRSTVGRIVDLLIRNPYDSYRLLFYVGLTSFIIVTLFPFYWLLVLAITPQDRLYGMGVLPEGTNVGVFLEVFQRVPLHHYIFNSLVIATLTVIVCLVLGSLAGYAFGRVDFRGKAPLMLLLLVVSYFPGIAFLIPLYEMLTGSLTIGIFQTPDLYNTPWSMAFPFTMLTLPITIFILTTFFSQIPDGLEDAARVEGTTRLGALFRVILPLSAPGVTTAAIIVFISVYREFFFSFLMTDGSADNWAVLVYGILEFEQQSGQLYHLMAAASIIGILPIALLVVVAQKHIVRGLTQGGLKE